Proteins encoded within one genomic window of Triticum aestivum cultivar Chinese Spring chromosome 2D, IWGSC CS RefSeq v2.1, whole genome shotgun sequence:
- the LOC123052495 gene encoding cysteine-rich receptor-like protein kinase 6: protein MAKPHRCFSPHLAGVAATFLISVLHAPLAAADDEPPPWPICGPYPPSGNYTQNSTYRANIDLLSATLPRNASLSPALYATGDVGDVPDIVYGQALCRGDVANASACEACVAAAFRGARRACPLYKDVIIFYDLCQLRFSNRNFFLDDDYLVTTYTLLRSRVVGTPAFDAAVGLLLNATADHAVEDSSRRFGTGEEGFDDRRNPKIYALAQCAPEKTADVCRSCLNVIIGQLPNSFRGRTGGGMFGVWCNFRYEVYPFFPGRPLVQLPRFVERPPASAPPVTGGEEKKRNSAGKVLAILMPTIAVILAIAVVYFFCWRKRRPEEDAYLPSTSDDIQHIDSLLLDLATLRIATDDFDNSKMLGKGGFGMVYKGVLPDGEEIAVKRLGQTSRQGIGELKSELVLVAKLHHKNLVRLVGVCLEEQEKILVYEYMPNRSLDMILFDSEKNKELDWGKRFKIINGIARGLQYLHEDSQLKIVHRDLKASNILLDVDYNPKISDFGLAKIFGGDQSEDVTRRIAGTYGYMAPEYAMRGQYSSKSDVFSFGVLVLEIVTGRRNSGSYNTEQDVDLLNLVWEHWTRGNVVELMDPSLSNHPPVDQVLKCIHVGLLCVQRKPASRPTMSSVNIMFSSHTVRLPSLSRPAFCIQEVSVSGTSTAYSEAYPLTENSTVMSSNQVSITELSPR, encoded by the exons ATGGCCAAACCCCACCGCTGCTTCTCCCCGCACCTCGCCGGCGTCGCTGCCACCTTCCTCATCTCCGTCCTCCACGCGccactcgccgccgccgacgacgagccGCCTCCGTGGCCGATCTGCGGGCCCTATCCCCCCAGCGGCAACTACACGCAGAACAGCACCTACCGGGCCAACATCGATCTTCTCTCCGCCACCCTCCCCAGGAACGCCTCCTTGTCTCCCGCGCTCTACGCCACCGGAGACGTCGGCGACGTGCCGGACATCGTCTACGGCCAGGCGCTCTGCCGCGGCGACGTCGCCAACGCCTCCGCCTGCGAGGCCTGCGTCGCGGCCGCCTTCCGCGGCGCGCGGCGGGCGTGCCCGCTCTACAAGGACGTCATCATCTTCTACGACCTCTGCCAGCTCCGCTTCTCCAACCGCAACTTCTTCCTCGACGACGACTACCTCGTCACCACCTACACGCTCCTGCGCTCGCGGGTCGTGGGCACGCCGGCGTTCGACGCCGCCGTCGGGCTGCTCCTCAACGCCACCGCGGACCACGCGGTGGAGGACTCCTCCAGGCGGTTCGGCACGGGGGAAGAGGGCTTCGACGACAGGAGGAACCCCAAGATTTACGCGCTGGCGCAGTGCGCGCCGGAAAAGACGGCGGACGTCTGCCGGAGCTGCCTCAACGTCATAATTGGGCAGCTGCCGAACTCGTTCAGAGGCAGGACAGGAGGGGGCATGTTCGGGGTGTGGTGCAACTTCCGGTACGAGGTGTACCCTTTCTTCCCCGGCCGTCCGCTGGTGCAGCTTCCCCGGTTCGTAGAGAGGCCGCCTGCTTCCGCGCCACCGGTGACCGGAGGAGAAG AGAAAAAGAGAAATAGTGCAGGTAAAGTTCTAGCTATTCTGATGCCTACAATTGCTGTGATATTGGCCATCGCTGTGGTATACTTTTTCTGTTGGAGGAAGAGAAGACCTGAAGAAGATGCGTATCTACCTT CTACCTCAGATGATATTCAACACATCGATTCGCTTCTTCTCGATCTAGCAACACTGAGAATTGCCACCGATGACTTTGACAACAGCAAAATGCTTGGTAAAGGAGGATTTGGTATGGTTTATAAG GGAGTCCTACCTGACGGTGAAGAAATAGCCGTGAAAAGGCTTGGTCAGACTTCCAGACAAGGAATAGGAGAGCTGAAGAGTGAACTGGTTCTGGTTGCCAAGCTTCACCACAAGAATCTTGTGAGACTTGTTGGTGTTTGCCTGGAAGAACAAGAGAAAATACTTGTTTATGAATATATGCCCAATAGAAGccttgatatgattctttttg ATTCTGAAAAAAACAAAGAGCTGGACTGGGGAAAGAGGTTCAAGATAATCAATGGAATCGCTCGAGGCTTGCAATACCTCCACGAAGATTCTCAATTGAAGATAGTTCACCGTGACCTTAAAGCGAGCAATATACTACTAGATGTCGACTACAATCCTAAAATTTCCGACTTCGGCTTAGCGAAGATATTCGGAGGTGATCAATCAGAAGATGTGACTCGTCGTATCGCCGGCACATA CGGATACATGGCGCCGGAATACGCCATGCGCGGGCAGTATTCCAGCAAGTCGGACGTGTTCAGCTTCGGCGTCTTGGTCCTGGAGATCGTCACAGGGAGAAGAAACAGTGGCTCATATAACACTGAGCAAGACGTGGATCTCCTGAATCTT GTATGGGAGCACTGGACCCGGGGAAACGTCGTCGAGTTGATGGATCCATCCCTGAGCAACCATCCTCCCGTCGACCAGGTGCTCAAGTGCATCCACGTCGGGCTCCTGTGCGTGCAGAGGAAACCGGCGAGCAGGCCGACGATGTCGTCGGTGAATATCATGTTCAGCAGCCACACCGTCCGTCTCCCTTCTCTGTCCAGGCCGGCATTCTGCATCCAGGAGGTCAGTGTCAGTGGAACCTCGACTGCCTATTCGGAAGCATATCCGCTCACAGAAAATTCAACTGTGATGTCTTCGAACCAAGTGTCCATCACGGAGCTTTCGCCAAGATGA
- the LOC123052494 gene encoding cysteine-rich receptor-like protein kinase 10 isoform X2, translating to MATAAMRMRRSLALCYHLTAALLLLAFLHAPLAGAQPLPWQLCDSAAGNYTEGSAYQANIRALAGGLPRNASASPALFAKGAAGAAPDAVYALALCRGDTNASSCAACVAAAFRNAQQLCAFNRHATMFDDPCILRYSGQDFLANVTDNSGRFVAFNGNNVSAGAAAAAFDAASGRLVNATADYAAGDPTRRFGTGEEGYDATYPKIYSLAQCTPDMEAADCRSCLRDIIEKFTPQYFVGKPGGRVFGVRCNFRFETYSFFSGRPLLQLPDVLPPAPAPAPAAAEEERTRNRTGLILAITLPIVAALLLISTCVCFWRRRKSAERKPSVPLPYSATNPDDIQSIDSLLLDLSTLRAATDNFAESNKLGEGGFGAVYKGVLSEGEEIAVKRLSQSSTQGIEELKTELVLVAKLQHKNLVRLLGVCLEGQEKLLVYEYMPNRSLDTVLFDAEKSRGLDWGKRLKIVNGVARGLQYLHEDSQLRIVHRDLKASNVLLDSDCNPKISDFGLAKLFGWDQSQAVTSHIAGTYGYMAPEYAMRGQYSVKSDAFSFGVLLLEIVTGRKNSSFASPDSEPSLDLLSLVWEHWTTGTVEELVDPSLGGRSPGGQMLKLVNIGLLCVQDSPADRPTMSAVNVMLSSSTVSLQAPSRPTFCVDDMEGFSGMYSGAYPRGSQSTGDSKPQAAMSPSPNEVSLTEIEPR from the exons ATGGCGACGGCGGCCATGCGCATGCGACGCAGCCTTGCTCTCTGTTACCAcctcaccgccgccctcctcctcctcgcgttcCTCCACGCGCCGCTCGCCGGCGCGCAGCCGCTCCCGTGGCAGCTCTGCGACTCCGCCGCCGGGAACTACACGGAGGGCAGCGCCTACCAGGCCAACATACGCGCCCTCGCCGGCGGCCTCCCCAGGAACGCCTCCGCGTCCCCGGCGCTCTTCGCCAAGggcgccgccggcgccgcgccggACGCCGTCTACGCGCTCGCGCTCTGCCGCGGCGACACCAACGCCTCCTCCTGCGCGGCCTGCGTCGCCGCCGCCTTCCGGAACGCGCAGCAGCTCTGCGCCTTCAACCGGCACGCCACCATGTTCGACGACCCCTGCATCCTCCGCTACTCCGGCCAGGACTTCCTGGCCAACGTCACCGACAACAGCGGCAGGTTCGTCGCGTTCAACGGCAACAACGTCAGCGCGGGCGCGGCCGCGGCGGCGTTCGACGCCGCCTCCGGCCGGCTCGTCAACGCCACCGCCGACTATGCCGCCGGGGACCCGACCCGGCGGTTCGGCACGGGGGAGGAGGGGTACGACGCGACGTACCCCAAGATTTACTCGCTGGCGCAGTGCACGCCGGACATGGAGGCGGCCGACTGCCGGAGCTGCCTCAGGGACATAATCGAGAAGTTTACCCCACAGTACTTCGTCGGGAAGCCGGGTGGGAGAGTGTTCGGCGTGCGATGCAACTTCCGGTTCGAGACCTACTCCTTCTTCTCCGGACGCCCACTGCTGCAACTCCCGGACGTGCTGCCGCCTGCACCAGCGCCAGCGCCAGCGGCGGCCGAAGAAG AACGAACAAGAAATAGGACAGGGTTGATCTTGGCCATCACACTACCTATAGTTGCTGCACTACTTCTCATTTCAACGTGCGTTTGCTTTTGGAGGAGGAGAAAATCGGCAGAAAGAAAGCCGTCAGTACCACTACCAT ATTCAGCTACTAATCCAGATGACATCCAAAGCATCGATTCCCTCCTCCTCGACCTATCGACGCTGCGGGCTGCAACAGATAACTTCGCTGAGAGCAACAAGCTTGGCGAAGGAGGGTTCGGTGCGGTTTACAAG GGTGTCCTTTCTGAAGGTGAAGAGATAGCCGTGAAGAGGCTGTCACAGAGCTCCACGCAAGGGATAGAAGAGCTGAAAACAGAGCTGGTTCTGGTCGCTAAGCTTCAGCACAAGAACCTTGTCAGGCTCCTTGGCGTTTGCCTGGAAGGACAGGAGAAGCTGCTCGTGTACGAGTACATGCCGAACCGGAGCCTCGACACCGTTCTATTCG ATGCAGAGAAAAGCAGGGGCCTGGACTGGGGGAAGAGGCTCAAGATCGTGAACGGGGTTGCCCGGGGCCTGCAGTACCTCCACGAGGACTCCCAGCTGAGGATCGTCCACCGGGACCTCAAGGCCAGCAATGTGCTCCTGGACTCGGACTGCAACCCCAAGATCTCGGACTTCGGCCTGGCAAAGCTGTTCGGCTGGGATCAGTCGCAGGCCGTCACCAGCCACATCGCCGGAACATA CGGATACATGGCGCCGGAGTACGCGATGCGCGGGCAGTATTCCGTCAAGTCGGACGCCTTCAGCTTCGGCGTTCTGCTACTGGAGATCGTCACGGGGAGGAAGAACAGCAGCTTCGCTAGCCCGGACTCGGAGCCATCCCTTGACCTCTTAAGCCTC GTATGGGAGCACTGGACTACCGGGACAGTCGAGGAGCTGGTGGATCCGTCCCTGGGAGGCCGTTCGCCGGGAGGCCAGATGCTGAAGCTGGTCAACATCGGGTTGCTGTGCGTCCAGGACAGCCCCGCGGACCGGCCCACGATGTCGGCGGTGAACGTCATGCTCAGCAGCAGCACGGTGTCTCTGCAGGCGCCGTCGAGGCCGACGTTCTGCGTCGACGACATGGAGGGTTTCTCGGGCATGTACTCGGGTGCGTATCCAAGGGGATCCCAGTCCACCGGGGACAGCAAGCCCCAGGCAGCGATGTCGCCGTCGCCGAACGAGGTGTCACTCACGGAGATCGAACCAAGATGA
- the LOC123052494 gene encoding cysteine-rich receptor-like protein kinase 10 isoform X1, whose product MATAAMRMRRSLALCYHLTAALLLLAFLHAPLAGAQPLPWQLCDSAAGNYTEGSAYQANIRALAGGLPRNASASPALFAKGAAGAAPDAVYALALCRGDTNASSCAACVAAAFRNAQQLCAFNRHATMFDDPCILRYSGQDFLANVTDNSGRFVAFNGNNVSAGAAAAAFDAASGRLVNATADYAAGDPTRRFGTGEEGYDATYPKIYSLAQCTPDMEAADCRSCLRDIIEKFTPQYFVGKPGGRVFGVRCNFRFETYSFFSGRPLLQLPDVLPPAPAPAPAAAEEERTRNRTGLILAITLPIVAALLLISTCVCFWRRRKSAERKPSVPLPYSATNPDDIQSIDSLLLDLSTLRAATDNFAESNKLGEGGFGAVYKGVLSEGEEIAVKRLSQSSTQGIEELKTELVLVAKLQHKNLVRLLGVCLEGQEKLLVYEYMPNRSLDTVLFGTFHRRFLYESTSSSDRFLVVPLADAEKSRGLDWGKRLKIVNGVARGLQYLHEDSQLRIVHRDLKASNVLLDSDCNPKISDFGLAKLFGWDQSQAVTSHIAGTYGYMAPEYAMRGQYSVKSDAFSFGVLLLEIVTGRKNSSFASPDSEPSLDLLSLVWEHWTTGTVEELVDPSLGGRSPGGQMLKLVNIGLLCVQDSPADRPTMSAVNVMLSSSTVSLQAPSRPTFCVDDMEGFSGMYSGAYPRGSQSTGDSKPQAAMSPSPNEVSLTEIEPR is encoded by the exons ATGGCGACGGCGGCCATGCGCATGCGACGCAGCCTTGCTCTCTGTTACCAcctcaccgccgccctcctcctcctcgcgttcCTCCACGCGCCGCTCGCCGGCGCGCAGCCGCTCCCGTGGCAGCTCTGCGACTCCGCCGCCGGGAACTACACGGAGGGCAGCGCCTACCAGGCCAACATACGCGCCCTCGCCGGCGGCCTCCCCAGGAACGCCTCCGCGTCCCCGGCGCTCTTCGCCAAGggcgccgccggcgccgcgccggACGCCGTCTACGCGCTCGCGCTCTGCCGCGGCGACACCAACGCCTCCTCCTGCGCGGCCTGCGTCGCCGCCGCCTTCCGGAACGCGCAGCAGCTCTGCGCCTTCAACCGGCACGCCACCATGTTCGACGACCCCTGCATCCTCCGCTACTCCGGCCAGGACTTCCTGGCCAACGTCACCGACAACAGCGGCAGGTTCGTCGCGTTCAACGGCAACAACGTCAGCGCGGGCGCGGCCGCGGCGGCGTTCGACGCCGCCTCCGGCCGGCTCGTCAACGCCACCGCCGACTATGCCGCCGGGGACCCGACCCGGCGGTTCGGCACGGGGGAGGAGGGGTACGACGCGACGTACCCCAAGATTTACTCGCTGGCGCAGTGCACGCCGGACATGGAGGCGGCCGACTGCCGGAGCTGCCTCAGGGACATAATCGAGAAGTTTACCCCACAGTACTTCGTCGGGAAGCCGGGTGGGAGAGTGTTCGGCGTGCGATGCAACTTCCGGTTCGAGACCTACTCCTTCTTCTCCGGACGCCCACTGCTGCAACTCCCGGACGTGCTGCCGCCTGCACCAGCGCCAGCGCCAGCGGCGGCCGAAGAAG AACGAACAAGAAATAGGACAGGGTTGATCTTGGCCATCACACTACCTATAGTTGCTGCACTACTTCTCATTTCAACGTGCGTTTGCTTTTGGAGGAGGAGAAAATCGGCAGAAAGAAAGCCGTCAGTACCACTACCAT ATTCAGCTACTAATCCAGATGACATCCAAAGCATCGATTCCCTCCTCCTCGACCTATCGACGCTGCGGGCTGCAACAGATAACTTCGCTGAGAGCAACAAGCTTGGCGAAGGAGGGTTCGGTGCGGTTTACAAG GGTGTCCTTTCTGAAGGTGAAGAGATAGCCGTGAAGAGGCTGTCACAGAGCTCCACGCAAGGGATAGAAGAGCTGAAAACAGAGCTGGTTCTGGTCGCTAAGCTTCAGCACAAGAACCTTGTCAGGCTCCTTGGCGTTTGCCTGGAAGGACAGGAGAAGCTGCTCGTGTACGAGTACATGCCGAACCGGAGCCTCGACACCGTTCTATTCGGTACGTTCCATCGTCGTTTTTTATATGAGAGCACTAGCAGTTCTGATCGTTTCCTCGTTGTTCCGTTGGCAGATGCAGAGAAAAGCAGGGGCCTGGACTGGGGGAAGAGGCTCAAGATCGTGAACGGGGTTGCCCGGGGCCTGCAGTACCTCCACGAGGACTCCCAGCTGAGGATCGTCCACCGGGACCTCAAGGCCAGCAATGTGCTCCTGGACTCGGACTGCAACCCCAAGATCTCGGACTTCGGCCTGGCAAAGCTGTTCGGCTGGGATCAGTCGCAGGCCGTCACCAGCCACATCGCCGGAACATA CGGATACATGGCGCCGGAGTACGCGATGCGCGGGCAGTATTCCGTCAAGTCGGACGCCTTCAGCTTCGGCGTTCTGCTACTGGAGATCGTCACGGGGAGGAAGAACAGCAGCTTCGCTAGCCCGGACTCGGAGCCATCCCTTGACCTCTTAAGCCTC GTATGGGAGCACTGGACTACCGGGACAGTCGAGGAGCTGGTGGATCCGTCCCTGGGAGGCCGTTCGCCGGGAGGCCAGATGCTGAAGCTGGTCAACATCGGGTTGCTGTGCGTCCAGGACAGCCCCGCGGACCGGCCCACGATGTCGGCGGTGAACGTCATGCTCAGCAGCAGCACGGTGTCTCTGCAGGCGCCGTCGAGGCCGACGTTCTGCGTCGACGACATGGAGGGTTTCTCGGGCATGTACTCGGGTGCGTATCCAAGGGGATCCCAGTCCACCGGGGACAGCAAGCCCCAGGCAGCGATGTCGCCGTCGCCGAACGAGGTGTCACTCACGGAGATCGAACCAAGATGA